A region of Ahaetulla prasina isolate Xishuangbanna chromosome 12, ASM2864084v1, whole genome shotgun sequence DNA encodes the following proteins:
- the GINS2 gene encoding DNA replication complex GINS protein PSF2, with the protein MDAAEVEFLAEREMVTIIPNFSLDRIYLIGGELGPFNPGLPVEVPLWLALNLKQRQKCRLVPPDWMDVEKLELMRDQERKEDTFTPMPNPFYMELTKLLLNYAADNIPKADEIRTLVKDIWDTRIAKLRVSADSFVRQQEVHARLDNLTLMEINTTGAFLTQALDHMYKLRSNLQPGANVESQEF; encoded by the exons ATGGATGCCGCCGAGGTCGAATTCCTAGCGGAGCGAGAGATGGTCACCATCATCCCCAACTTCAGCCTGGACAGGATTTACCTCATCGGG GGCGAGCTGGGCCCCTTTAACCCGGGGCTGCCTGTGGAGGtgcccctctggctggccctcaACCTGAAACAGAGGCAGAAGTGCCGGCTGGTGCCCCCCGACTGGATGGATGTGG aaAAGTTGGAGCTAATGCGAGATCAAGAACGCAAAGAGGATACTTTCACCCCAATGCCTAACCCTTTTTACATGGAATTAACTAAGTTGTTGCTGAACTA TGCTGCAGATAATATTCCAAAGGCTGATGAGATAAGAACTTTGGTTAAGGATATCTGGGACACGCGAATAGCGAAACTTCGTGTATCTGCAGATAGTTTTGTCAGGCAGCAAGAAGTTCACGCCAGG cTGGACAACCTGACTCTGATGGAGATCAACACCACCGGTGCTTTCCTCACCCAAGCTCTGGATCACATGTACAAGTTGCGATCAAACCTCCAGCCAGGAGCGAATGTTGAATCCCAGGAATTTTGA